One Roseimicrobium gellanilyticum DNA window includes the following coding sequences:
- a CDS encoding DMT family protein, producing MPPLIVSIALLSLSNVFMTFAWYAHLKDMKSKPWIIAALFSWGIALFEYLLQVPANRIGSQTMNLPQLKILQEVITLTVFVPFVLLYMKQPLKWDYLWAAMCMCGAVYFIFRK from the coding sequence ATGCCCCCACTCATTGTCTCCATCGCCCTGCTCTCCCTTTCCAACGTCTTCATGACCTTCGCGTGGTATGCCCACCTGAAGGACATGAAGAGCAAGCCGTGGATCATCGCGGCCTTGTTCAGTTGGGGAATTGCCCTGTTTGAGTACCTGCTTCAGGTCCCGGCAAACCGGATCGGCAGCCAGACGATGAACCTGCCGCAGCTCAAGATCCTGCAGGAGGTGATTACCCTCACGGTATTCGTCCCCTTTGTGCTCCTCTACATGAAGCAGCCTCTGAAGTGGGACTATCTGTGGGCCGCCATGTGCATGTGCGGGGCAGTGTATTTCATCTTCCGAAAGTAG
- a CDS encoding DUF1549 domain-containing protein — MKSLLLPLFCLTAASGFAAGIDADADARRASLKFFENEVRPVLVNRCYECHAEKKQKGGLRVDNLGYMTTGGDSGAALIPGDAAKSLLLQVVRHEVEDLEMPPKEKLSDKEIAVLEQWVKLGAPWPDGEKAEAQAQARDQYGFTAEDRKYWAFQPLSNPKPPVVKGNWASTDIDRFISKKHEELGLTPAPEADRRELVRRLYFNLHGLPPTKEQTEAFVHSTDPKAYEKLVDELLASPRYGERWAQHWLDLTRYAESDGYNQDAYRPAAWTYRDYVIKSLNADKPYDQFVREQLAGDEIDFKNPEVLVATSYLRAPIYEYNQRDARGQYEVILADMTDNAGELFLGLSMGCARCHDHKFDPILQEDYYRLRAFFSPVRWRDDLKLATDAQKEEFSKAQAKWETATADIRAQIDAIIEPMIQRNIENAYKRFQADIRTMVDKKPEEREPQDWQFSYFCERQMAYERERFDALKSIKKPEDKERYLALMKELEKFNDIKPAPLQDALVVTDAMAKGAPNLLKSRKGEKDVPPGFLTLLAPEVPDIKPLANSTGRRTALANWIARPDNQLSTRVITNRVWHYLFGRGLVATPNDFGELGEAPSHPELLDYLTQRFLKGGWSLKKLQREILLTATYRQTAHRAVPDTATKLDPANKYLWRFNPRRLDAEQARDAMLAASGELDLQGGGPSTDGSGMRRSIYTIKKRNNQNELLRSLDAPAGFASTSERQSTTTPTQALLMVNGEWTLARAKKLASRVSSIEEVWQYALGRPPTPNETRIAEGFIEKRLGEQEAPAAPTPEELANASQFKENTPQERLVATSDEKEGDEFTVEAVVKLDSIDAAASVRTIASRWNNGRESVEDFGWSIGVTGEKSRFKPRNLIIQLVGEDENRNIAYEPVASDLRLELGVTYHVVVDVSCTNHTVTFRVKQMGKPSAPELTSVAPHAVRSGLGKGNSDLVIGGVAKRAPSHQWDGRIESARIVRGHLPEAAMNPNADQWEVPAIAAWNAKNGPVTPLQWAGADRSGGAQDPRQQALADLCHVLLNANEFLYLH, encoded by the coding sequence ATGAAGTCCCTTCTTCTGCCGCTCTTCTGCCTCACAGCCGCTTCCGGATTTGCCGCTGGTATCGATGCTGATGCTGACGCCCGGCGTGCCTCCCTGAAGTTCTTCGAGAATGAGGTCCGTCCCGTGCTGGTGAACCGCTGCTATGAATGCCACGCAGAAAAGAAGCAGAAGGGCGGCCTGCGTGTGGACAATCTCGGATACATGACCACGGGCGGTGACTCTGGTGCGGCGCTGATCCCGGGTGATGCTGCCAAGTCTCTGTTGCTCCAGGTAGTCCGCCACGAGGTGGAAGATCTGGAGATGCCACCGAAGGAGAAGCTCTCGGACAAAGAAATCGCGGTGCTCGAGCAGTGGGTGAAGCTCGGGGCTCCCTGGCCGGACGGTGAGAAGGCAGAAGCACAGGCCCAGGCCCGGGACCAGTACGGATTCACGGCTGAAGATCGCAAGTACTGGGCCTTCCAGCCGCTCTCCAATCCCAAGCCACCTGTCGTCAAGGGCAACTGGGCAAGCACGGACATTGACCGCTTCATTTCGAAGAAGCATGAGGAACTGGGCCTGACACCCGCGCCCGAGGCGGATCGACGTGAACTGGTGCGCCGCCTCTACTTCAACCTGCACGGCCTGCCTCCCACGAAAGAGCAGACAGAGGCATTTGTGCACAGCACGGATCCCAAGGCCTATGAAAAGCTCGTGGATGAACTGCTGGCCAGCCCCCGCTACGGCGAACGCTGGGCACAGCACTGGCTGGATCTCACCCGGTATGCGGAGAGTGACGGATACAACCAGGACGCCTACCGCCCCGCTGCCTGGACCTATCGCGACTACGTCATCAAGAGCCTGAATGCAGACAAGCCCTATGATCAATTTGTACGCGAGCAACTCGCCGGAGATGAAATTGATTTCAAGAACCCGGAAGTACTGGTCGCCACCTCCTATCTCCGCGCTCCCATCTATGAATACAACCAGCGTGACGCACGCGGGCAGTATGAGGTCATCCTCGCAGATATGACGGACAACGCCGGGGAACTCTTCCTTGGCCTCAGCATGGGATGCGCCCGGTGCCACGACCACAAGTTTGATCCCATCCTCCAGGAGGACTATTACCGGCTCCGTGCCTTCTTTTCGCCCGTGCGCTGGCGCGATGACCTGAAGCTCGCAACGGACGCGCAGAAGGAGGAGTTCTCCAAAGCCCAGGCCAAGTGGGAGACCGCCACAGCAGACATCCGTGCGCAGATTGATGCGATCATTGAGCCGATGATCCAGCGGAACATCGAGAACGCCTACAAGCGTTTCCAGGCAGACATCCGCACCATGGTGGACAAGAAGCCTGAGGAACGGGAGCCACAGGACTGGCAGTTCTCCTACTTCTGCGAGAGGCAGATGGCCTATGAGCGCGAACGCTTCGATGCGCTGAAATCGATTAAGAAGCCCGAGGACAAGGAGCGCTATCTCGCCCTGATGAAGGAGCTGGAAAAGTTCAATGACATCAAGCCAGCGCCTCTTCAGGACGCTCTGGTGGTCACAGACGCCATGGCGAAAGGAGCGCCGAATCTCCTCAAGAGCCGCAAGGGCGAGAAAGATGTGCCCCCGGGATTCCTCACGCTGCTGGCACCCGAGGTGCCCGATATCAAACCTCTGGCGAACTCCACCGGTCGGAGGACAGCGCTGGCAAACTGGATCGCCCGACCGGACAATCAGCTCTCCACAAGGGTCATCACCAATCGTGTCTGGCACTACCTGTTTGGCCGCGGCCTCGTGGCTACGCCCAACGACTTCGGTGAGCTGGGTGAAGCACCCTCGCATCCCGAGCTGCTGGACTATCTCACACAGCGTTTCCTTAAGGGAGGATGGAGTCTCAAGAAACTTCAGCGGGAGATTCTCCTCACTGCTACTTACCGGCAGACGGCCCACCGTGCAGTTCCCGATACTGCGACAAAACTCGATCCCGCCAACAAGTACCTGTGGCGCTTCAATCCGCGGAGGCTCGATGCGGAGCAGGCTCGCGATGCCATGCTGGCTGCGAGTGGCGAGCTGGATCTTCAGGGCGGCGGCCCCTCCACGGACGGAAGTGGCATGCGTCGCTCCATCTACACCATCAAGAAGCGCAACAATCAGAACGAACTCCTTCGCAGTCTCGATGCGCCCGCGGGCTTCGCCAGCACCTCTGAGCGCCAAAGCACCACCACCCCCACCCAGGCACTCCTCATGGTGAATGGTGAATGGACCCTGGCCCGTGCAAAGAAGCTCGCGAGCCGTGTCTCTTCCATTGAAGAGGTGTGGCAATACGCCTTGGGCCGCCCGCCGACTCCGAACGAAACCCGCATCGCAGAGGGATTCATTGAAAAGCGACTCGGAGAGCAAGAGGCTCCCGCAGCACCGACCCCTGAGGAGCTCGCAAATGCCAGCCAGTTCAAGGAAAACACCCCACAGGAACGTCTCGTGGCCACCTCGGATGAGAAAGAGGGTGATGAATTCACTGTGGAAGCGGTGGTGAAGCTCGACAGCATCGACGCAGCCGCTTCCGTGAGGACGATTGCCTCCCGCTGGAACAACGGACGCGAAAGCGTCGAGGACTTCGGTTGGAGCATCGGCGTGACTGGAGAGAAGTCTCGCTTCAAGCCGCGCAATCTCATCATCCAACTCGTGGGCGAGGATGAGAACCGCAATATTGCGTATGAACCCGTGGCATCCGACCTGAGGTTGGAACTCGGCGTGACCTACCACGTGGTGGTGGATGTCTCATGCACCAATCACACCGTCACTTTCCGCGTGAAGCAAATGGGCAAGCCCAGTGCGCCAGAGCTCACCTCCGTGGCTCCTCACGCCGTACGCTCTGGATTGGGCAAAGGGAACTCAGATCTCGTCATTGGTGGCGTCGCGAAGCGTGCACCGTCCCATCAGTGGGATGGTCGCATCGAAAGTGCACGGATTGTCCGCGGTCATCTCCCCGAAGCCGCGATGAATCCCAACGCTGACCAGTGGGAAGTGCCGGCCATCGCCGCATGGAATGCGAAAAATGGACCGGTCACTCCGCTGCAATGGGCCGGTGCAGATCGCTCGGGCGGCGCTCAAGATCCCCGACAGCAGGCTCTCGCAGACCTCTGCCACGTGCTGCTCAACGCAAACGAATTTCTCTATCTCCACTGA
- a CDS encoding inverse autotransporter beta domain-containing protein: MYIPTPARLVRACTVGLLSLGSLTSAVLAGPPIKNPKEVVVEAHPMYLGTVTGGVKTSDAYTEGNFSIVAPVWSTLGADATLSGDVIYLEPYTSWGERGEVAASLGLGWRHLFGSQSVSALRNYDAPQAGFFDEGIFVGANVFIDMMDTEADNQFWQLGVGLEVGTRYVEVRGNYYIPLSDKQLAEETRTVDTIQRSSTSTSQSVTPTSDPYASGSSVAQNALFTTTATTTISTTTIERLFRRYEEGMEGWDAEIAFLVPGLDRYFDLRFIGGYYKFDNQPFGPQEGGTGNVEGWKAGVEIRPVPAVILTGTWYEDERLTGSDWTAGVQLQVPFEMGDLGDGKNFWSRIGDSFTPRRRHLVERLAEPVRRQNAAIKVANTVDTETNTETKVKRVTKVVSQRPGQVVLEDDIIFVNNGGAVGNGIQAGTAQVDGATGTAERPFDTIVEGANLAGANSNATGKLWTVYTQGGTGIDYEDSVMVSGSTRFTSSYVPIVGLGGRNFGGDTDRPVLYGGFGAFEINTLIVQGYDFRGGIMGGFGPSVIALNPGTLIVQDNLFTMGELPPFGEFPEFPEIEELLPLFLSSVSVLADSDGGTHNIIVQNNEFNEVFGALFVGAGLDLGIFGPPALSALDCGCGGGSSPIVNILATNNIINNAYMAGMYITAGGGSTVNANLSNNFFLGEFGFDGPEFGMATLVETYDGAIANVQLTGNIYEGYFNQVVSGFYSEYESILNATVTGNTILADSEYGVGFGFVAFEGATMTATIANNAISGESYDGMLTLDSFEGATLIASISGNTFEGDGCGEIAIAAKSRDGSTLRADILGNTFVGDFDHALDADKRDWSRMTLTFSNNVLNGEFGRDALKVAAHHYDDEDGDRLKVTITNNQFFGDYDASGIFLLAEHDAVLKGTVTGNVFHGGFEDNAIQLKSQHGGRLAATVADNILSADGVVNDAFLKARSNDGSRLRIKGFDRNLVLGSGTNPDSVGFFFREDGGSKLTVDGTFDPAASNFVSEFFLSPMDVVGNPSGDFFLNGAPVSP, translated from the coding sequence ATGTACATTCCTACTCCTGCCCGTTTGGTCCGGGCATGCACCGTCGGTTTGCTATCACTCGGCAGCCTCACTTCCGCGGTTCTCGCGGGCCCTCCTATCAAGAATCCGAAGGAGGTCGTGGTGGAGGCTCACCCCATGTATTTGGGCACCGTCACCGGAGGGGTAAAGACAAGCGATGCCTACACGGAGGGGAACTTCTCCATCGTGGCCCCGGTATGGAGCACCTTGGGCGCGGATGCCACCCTGAGTGGTGACGTGATTTACCTTGAGCCTTACACCTCCTGGGGTGAGCGTGGTGAGGTGGCTGCCTCGCTGGGCCTGGGCTGGAGACACCTTTTTGGTTCACAGTCGGTCTCCGCATTGAGGAACTATGATGCCCCACAGGCCGGATTCTTCGATGAAGGCATCTTCGTGGGCGCGAACGTGTTCATCGACATGATGGACACCGAGGCGGACAATCAGTTCTGGCAGCTCGGTGTGGGTCTGGAAGTGGGTACCCGCTACGTGGAAGTGCGTGGTAACTATTACATTCCGCTCTCAGACAAGCAGCTCGCGGAGGAGACGCGCACGGTGGACACCATCCAGCGCTCCAGCACCAGCACATCGCAGTCGGTGACGCCCACGAGCGATCCGTATGCCTCGGGCAGCAGCGTGGCGCAGAATGCGCTCTTCACCACCACGGCGACGACGACCATCAGCACGACGACCATCGAACGTCTCTTCCGTCGTTACGAAGAGGGGATGGAAGGCTGGGACGCGGAAATCGCATTCCTGGTTCCGGGACTGGATCGATACTTCGATCTGCGCTTTATCGGTGGTTACTACAAGTTCGACAACCAGCCCTTCGGTCCGCAGGAAGGCGGCACGGGCAATGTGGAAGGCTGGAAGGCCGGCGTGGAGATCCGCCCTGTGCCTGCGGTGATTCTCACAGGCACCTGGTATGAAGATGAGCGCCTGACCGGCAGCGACTGGACCGCAGGTGTACAGCTTCAGGTGCCCTTCGAGATGGGCGACCTGGGTGATGGCAAGAACTTCTGGAGCCGCATCGGTGACTCCTTCACTCCTCGCCGCCGTCACCTGGTGGAGCGTCTGGCTGAGCCGGTGCGCCGTCAGAACGCGGCCATCAAGGTGGCTAACACCGTGGATACAGAGACCAACACCGAGACCAAGGTGAAGCGCGTGACGAAGGTCGTATCGCAGCGTCCTGGCCAGGTGGTGCTGGAAGATGACATCATCTTTGTGAACAACGGTGGTGCGGTGGGCAATGGCATCCAGGCTGGTACCGCCCAAGTGGACGGCGCCACTGGCACGGCCGAGCGTCCCTTCGATACCATCGTGGAAGGTGCCAATCTCGCCGGTGCCAACAGCAATGCCACTGGCAAGCTCTGGACCGTGTATACCCAGGGCGGCACAGGCATCGACTATGAAGACTCGGTGATGGTCTCCGGAAGCACTCGCTTCACCAGTTCCTATGTGCCCATCGTGGGTCTCGGTGGCCGGAACTTTGGGGGCGATACAGATCGTCCGGTGCTTTATGGAGGCTTCGGCGCATTTGAGATCAACACTCTGATCGTTCAGGGTTATGACTTCCGCGGTGGCATCATGGGGGGCTTCGGGCCGTCAGTGATCGCCTTGAACCCAGGTACTCTGATCGTGCAGGACAATTTGTTCACCATGGGAGAACTTCCTCCTTTTGGAGAGTTCCCTGAATTCCCGGAAATCGAAGAGTTGCTTCCCTTGTTCCTTTCCTCCGTGTCCGTCCTCGCTGACTCCGATGGAGGCACGCACAACATCATCGTTCAGAACAATGAGTTCAACGAGGTGTTCGGAGCTCTCTTTGTGGGTGCGGGACTCGATTTGGGAATCTTTGGGCCGCCGGCGCTGAGTGCGTTGGACTGCGGTTGCGGTGGGGGTTCTTCACCCATCGTGAACATCCTTGCCACGAACAACATCATCAACAATGCGTACATGGCGGGCATGTACATCACTGCTGGCGGTGGCTCGACCGTGAATGCCAACCTTTCAAACAACTTCTTCCTGGGCGAATTTGGCTTCGACGGGCCGGAATTCGGGATGGCTACTTTGGTTGAGACCTATGATGGCGCCATCGCGAATGTGCAACTCACGGGCAACATCTACGAGGGATACTTCAATCAGGTGGTCTCGGGTTTCTACAGCGAGTATGAATCCATCCTGAATGCGACGGTCACTGGAAACACTATCCTCGCGGATTCGGAGTACGGAGTCGGGTTCGGCTTCGTGGCTTTCGAAGGTGCTACCATGACCGCCACGATCGCGAACAATGCCATCAGCGGCGAAAGCTATGATGGCATGCTCACGCTGGATTCCTTCGAGGGGGCCACGCTTATCGCTTCCATCTCCGGCAACACCTTCGAGGGAGATGGCTGCGGCGAGATCGCCATTGCCGCGAAGTCCAGGGACGGCTCGACCCTGAGGGCGGACATCCTGGGCAATACCTTCGTGGGTGATTTTGACCACGCTTTGGATGCGGACAAGCGCGATTGGTCGCGCATGACCCTGACCTTCTCGAACAACGTGTTGAACGGCGAGTTCGGGCGTGATGCGCTTAAAGTGGCCGCCCACCACTATGATGACGAGGACGGCGACCGCTTGAAGGTGACCATCACCAACAACCAGTTCTTCGGAGACTATGACGCGAGCGGCATCTTCCTCCTCGCGGAGCATGACGCAGTCCTGAAGGGCACGGTGACCGGAAACGTCTTCCACGGAGGATTCGAGGACAACGCCATCCAGCTTAAGAGCCAGCACGGAGGCCGTCTCGCCGCAACCGTCGCAGACAACATCCTCAGTGCAGATGGTGTGGTCAATGACGCATTCCTCAAGGCACGGAGCAATGATGGCTCCCGTCTGAGGATCAAAGGATTCGATCGTAACCTCGTGCTTGGCTCCGGGACAAACCCGGATTCGGTTGGCTTCTTCTTCCGGGAAGATGGCGGGAGCAAGTTGACTGTCGATGGCACGTTTGATCCGGCTGCGAGCAATTTCGTGTCTGAGTTCTTCCTCAGTCCGATGGATGTGGTAGGCAACCCGAGCGGCGATTTCTTCCTGAACGGCGCACCGGTCAGTCCGTAA
- a CDS encoding DUF1501 domain-containing protein gives MPCHNYDIPTSRRQFLRRAGCGFGAVALAALMKESVLGAGTAPSQALARIPQHFGRAKSVIFCFMEGGPSHLDTFDRKPLLNQLAGQQLPPSFKEPVLAMGESGAPLLESRRSWKQYGQSGLWVSDWFQNVAEHADDLAVIHSCVSDGINHAGGVCQMNTGSIFGGRPSLGAWVNYGLGSANHDLPGFVVIKDSEGTVVNGVRNWGSGFMPAVHQGVEFSSDGQPIKYLSPPKGVSAQQQRDKLDLLAELNGDYNATRQDNTELEARIRAYELAYTMQAEAPQAVDLSKETEATKKLYGMDAPETAVYGRNCLLARRLVEHGVRFVQLYSGAGSKWDSHNRLEENHGRLCRAVDRPIAGLLTDLKQRGLLDETLVIWGGEFGRTPMSEQGGGRDHNPNGFTMWMAGGGVKGGQTIGATDELGLYAVQDKMHVHDLHSTILHLLGVDHTQLIYHHKGRPERIDQNEGHVNKALLG, from the coding sequence ATGCCCTGTCATAACTACGATATCCCGACCTCCCGTCGTCAGTTCCTGCGCCGCGCTGGCTGCGGCTTCGGTGCCGTGGCGCTCGCCGCGCTGATGAAGGAATCCGTACTGGGTGCAGGTACTGCACCGAGCCAGGCTCTGGCAAGGATCCCGCAGCACTTCGGTCGCGCCAAGAGTGTGATCTTTTGCTTCATGGAAGGTGGGCCCAGCCATCTGGACACCTTCGACAGGAAGCCACTGCTGAACCAGCTCGCCGGTCAGCAGCTGCCGCCCAGCTTCAAGGAACCAGTGCTCGCCATGGGCGAGAGTGGTGCTCCCTTGCTGGAATCACGCCGCTCGTGGAAACAATATGGCCAGAGCGGGCTTTGGGTTTCGGACTGGTTCCAAAACGTCGCAGAGCATGCGGATGATCTCGCGGTGATCCATTCCTGCGTCTCGGATGGCATCAATCACGCCGGTGGTGTGTGCCAGATGAATACGGGCTCCATCTTCGGAGGCCGTCCCTCCCTCGGCGCCTGGGTGAACTATGGCCTGGGTTCGGCAAATCATGACCTGCCTGGCTTTGTGGTCATCAAGGACAGTGAAGGCACCGTGGTAAACGGTGTGCGCAATTGGGGCAGTGGCTTCATGCCAGCGGTGCATCAGGGCGTGGAGTTCAGTTCCGACGGCCAGCCCATCAAGTATCTCTCTCCACCGAAGGGCGTGAGTGCACAACAGCAACGCGACAAACTCGACCTGCTCGCTGAACTCAACGGGGACTACAATGCAACCCGCCAGGACAATACCGAACTGGAAGCTCGCATCCGCGCCTATGAACTGGCTTACACCATGCAGGCGGAGGCACCGCAGGCCGTCGATTTGAGCAAGGAGACGGAGGCCACCAAAAAACTCTACGGCATGGATGCCCCTGAAACTGCGGTATACGGGCGGAACTGCCTGCTCGCCCGTCGTCTCGTGGAACACGGAGTGCGATTCGTGCAGCTCTACAGCGGTGCCGGAAGCAAGTGGGATTCCCACAATCGTTTGGAGGAAAATCATGGCCGTCTCTGCCGCGCCGTGGACCGCCCCATCGCGGGCCTGCTCACTGATTTGAAGCAGCGCGGCCTTCTGGATGAGACACTGGTGATCTGGGGTGGTGAGTTTGGCCGCACCCCCATGAGCGAGCAGGGCGGCGGACGCGATCACAATCCCAATGGCTTCACCATGTGGATGGCCGGCGGTGGTGTGAAGGGCGGCCAGACCATCGGTGCCACCGATGAACTCGGCCTGTACGCGGTGCAGGACAAGATGCATGTGCATGACCTGCACTCCACCATCCTGCATCTGCTCGGCGTGGATCACACCCAGCTCATCTACCATCACAAGGGCCGCCCTGAGCGTATCGACCAGAATGAAGGTCATGTGAACAAGGCGCTGCTGGGGTAA
- a CDS encoding S1 family peptidase: MVLRARILRILRIYRLHTFTPNHMIRETSGLMSTLTACVGLLAFSANLVGQGKVDRIEVPSVVGSKVFTNATVLSVTEQGVKIAHDAGVSLLAFEHLPEVWKGKYTPPKKQESPSSPATVAPPVQPAAPAQPGVSGAVVSSFDPQHLVFIKTDKGVGSGFIAKADKITYVYTNAHVLCGEPGSFATKIESITTAAGKKLALPVDLELSETFDPNAPNGLEDLARFEVVVEATSGLYEIGKADSVPELNKEVIAYGNSLGGSVITGLDGKIVGVGTDRIEIDCEIVPGNSGGPVVLGGTKTILGVSTYLTDGKRDIWAKGTTFEKVRRFAIRPEQVTKWRKMKYTSLMMALAELSAFDRDTLTLAAACFLNPTSNRGGFAAPSTKKGDYIVREVIVGGSGYRLGSVIASGIARVNQKLGSASATRSMATAVPIFQEFFATVTLESTNQSKSMKSSDRVPYLKQYIPAMLEMRRLVHDEFVSQGATRYR, from the coding sequence AAGGATTCTCCGTATCTATCGTCTGCACACCTTCACTCCCAACCATATGATTCGTGAAACCTCAGGACTAATGTCCACGCTTACAGCTTGCGTGGGTCTCTTGGCTTTTAGCGCGAACTTAGTGGGGCAGGGCAAGGTCGATAGGATCGAAGTGCCGTCCGTTGTCGGAAGCAAGGTCTTCACCAATGCAACAGTCCTTAGTGTGACTGAGCAAGGGGTGAAAATTGCCCACGATGCGGGAGTCTCCTTGTTGGCATTCGAACACCTGCCTGAAGTTTGGAAGGGGAAATACACCCCTCCGAAGAAGCAGGAATCTCCCAGCTCTCCTGCTACCGTTGCTCCTCCAGTTCAGCCCGCTGCTCCTGCCCAGCCGGGTGTTTCCGGTGCCGTGGTTTCCTCATTCGATCCACAGCATCTCGTCTTCATCAAAACGGACAAGGGAGTTGGTTCAGGTTTCATCGCGAAAGCCGACAAAATCACCTATGTCTACACGAATGCCCACGTGTTGTGTGGAGAGCCAGGTAGCTTCGCCACGAAGATTGAGAGCATTACTACTGCGGCTGGCAAAAAGCTGGCGCTGCCTGTCGATTTGGAACTGTCCGAAACTTTTGATCCTAATGCGCCCAACGGTCTTGAGGACCTGGCGAGATTTGAAGTGGTCGTGGAAGCCACATCTGGCTTGTACGAAATCGGGAAAGCGGACAGCGTTCCTGAACTGAACAAGGAGGTTATCGCCTACGGAAACAGCCTTGGAGGCAGCGTCATCACAGGGTTGGATGGCAAGATTGTCGGGGTGGGAACAGACCGGATTGAGATCGACTGTGAAATTGTGCCCGGGAACAGCGGAGGTCCTGTCGTCCTCGGGGGTACGAAGACGATCCTGGGGGTATCAACCTATCTAACCGATGGTAAACGTGACATCTGGGCGAAGGGAACCACGTTTGAAAAGGTGCGCCGGTTTGCCATCCGTCCCGAGCAGGTGACCAAGTGGCGCAAGATGAAATACACTTCACTGATGATGGCACTGGCAGAACTAAGCGCGTTTGACCGGGATACCCTGACTCTTGCTGCTGCTTGCTTCTTGAACCCAACGTCAAACCGTGGCGGTTTTGCCGCGCCCAGTACCAAGAAGGGGGACTACATTGTGCGTGAAGTGATCGTGGGCGGAAGTGGTTACCGCCTTGGTAGTGTGATCGCCAGCGGGATCGCGCGGGTAAACCAGAAGCTGGGCTCAGCGAGTGCCACGCGTTCCATGGCGACTGCTGTTCCGATTTTCCAGGAATTCTTCGCAACGGTCACCTTGGAATCAACCAACCAATCCAAGTCGATGAAGAGTTCCGATCGTGTTCCTTACTTGAAGCAGTACATCCCGGCCATGCTGGAAATGCGCAGGCTGGTGCACGATGAGTTCGTCAGTCAGGGTGCCACCCGCTATCGCTAA
- a CDS encoding alpha/beta hydrolase — protein MARLPLPPASLRLLLCLFLGAFAIPNALAEKAEPFVFVPSKGEGPFPVALWLHGYRGYSPSGYFPGESAEAMQKHADALGAVIVGFPATTELGDDTQQWSEEPVADHAYVQERLRSLKTPAKLDLNRVGLFGFSQGAMVAAALATVYPENYLGAILMSPGGMSNPKGSNIKLPLHAKQVYYCFCGAAEQEGNVMLTKGYAEHFEKVLGAKVTLKLYEGVSKHTRPADFMEKFPEWMGAILKSRE, from the coding sequence ATGGCTCGACTCCCCCTCCCGCCAGCCTCCCTTCGCCTCCTGCTTTGTCTTTTTCTGGGCGCATTCGCGATCCCAAACGCATTGGCCGAAAAAGCGGAGCCCTTTGTGTTTGTCCCTTCCAAGGGAGAAGGTCCCTTTCCCGTGGCCCTCTGGCTCCATGGATATCGGGGATATTCACCCAGCGGCTACTTTCCAGGTGAAAGCGCCGAAGCCATGCAGAAGCATGCAGACGCGCTCGGCGCAGTGATCGTCGGTTTCCCCGCCACGACCGAACTGGGAGATGACACACAACAGTGGTCTGAGGAGCCGGTCGCCGATCATGCCTATGTTCAGGAACGGCTCCGGTCCCTGAAGACCCCAGCCAAGCTCGACCTGAACCGCGTGGGTCTTTTTGGATTCTCCCAAGGCGCCATGGTGGCTGCAGCTCTGGCCACCGTGTATCCCGAGAATTACCTTGGCGCCATACTCATGTCGCCGGGAGGCATGAGCAATCCCAAGGGCAGCAACATCAAGCTGCCCCTTCACGCAAAGCAGGTCTACTACTGCTTCTGCGGAGCCGCGGAACAAGAGGGCAATGTGATGCTCACCAAGGGCTATGCCGAGCATTTTGAAAAAGTCCTGGGCGCGAAAGTGACGCTGAAATTGTACGAGGGCGTCTCGAAGCATACCCGTCCTGCCGACTTCATGGAGAAGTTTCCCGAGTGGATGGGCGCCATCCTGAAATCACGCGAATGA